The following coding sequences lie in one Nycticebus coucang isolate mNycCou1 chromosome 20, mNycCou1.pri, whole genome shotgun sequence genomic window:
- the LOC128572287 gene encoding AN1-type zinc finger protein 6-like, with amino-acid sequence MLCSTGCGFYGNPRTNGMCSVCYKEHLQRQNSSNGRISPPATSVSSLSESLPVQCTEGSVPEAQSTLDSTSSCMQPSPVSNQSLLSGSVASSQVDSTSVDKAVPETEDLQASVSDTAQQLSEEQSKSLEKPKQKKNLCFMCRKKVGLTGFECRCGNVYCGVHHYSDVHNCSYNYKADAAEKIRKENPVVVGEKIQKI; translated from the coding sequence ATGCTTTGTTCCACTGGCTGCGGATTTTATGGAAACCCTCGTACAAATGGCATGTGTTCAGTATGCTATAAAGAACATCTTCAAAGACAGAACAGTAGTAATGGCAGAATAAGCCCACCTGCAACTTCTGTCAGTAGTCTGTCTGAATCTTTACCAGTTCAGTGCACAGAGGGCAGTGTCCCAGAAGCTCAGTCGACGCTAGACTCTACATCTTCATGTATGCAGCCAAGCCCTGTATCAAATCAGTCACTTTTATCAGGATCTGTAGCATCTTCCCAAGTGGACAGTACCTCTGTGGATAAAGCAGTACCTGAAACAGAAGATCTGCAAGCTTCAGTATCTGATACTGCACAGCAGCTATCTGAAGAGCAAAGCAAGTCTcttgaaaaaccaaaacaaaaaaagaatctctgtttCATGTGCAGGAAGAAAGTGGGACTTACTGGGTTTGAATGCCGATGTGGAAATGTTTACTGTGGTGTACACCATTACTCAGACGTACACAATTGCTCTTACAATTACAAAGCTGATGCTGctgagaaaatcagaaaagaaa